The genomic region ATGTGGGTGTGCAGGTCGTCATCCTGACCGGCGGCCGGGCTTGAGGCCTCGGTATCGGCCTCCGGAACGGCGCCTTTTTCGATAAGCTCGGTCAGGTCGATGATTTCTTCAGTGTTTTCATGGGTGTCTTGGGCAGCCATGCGCGACCTCATGTGTTTAGGAACATTGGCGTAAGGGCCGGAAGGGGGCGGGATTTTCGCCTGTATGCGGTATGACGGTTGTTGGCCGTGCCGCGAAAGCAAAATACGTGCAAAGCCACGGTTTTTCGTATCAGGTTATGAAGAAAGACGCAAACTCCTCTGTTGTGCGGCTTTACGTGTCTTGAACCGAGCCAGCAAGGGTTTTAGAACATTTACACTTTTTTAAAGGTAACATGCCATAAAATAAAACTATTTCCAAAAAGAACCGGCCACCCTGATGGGTGGCCGGTAGAGATGGCAAATGACTAAACCGAGGATACGGTACTAGTCTTTTTTGTCTTTCTTGAGCCAGGACATCATGCTGCGCAGTTCCCTGCCCACGGTTTCGATCTGGTGTTCAGACTCGTTACGGCGGGTGGTCAGGAACATGGGATACTTGGCGCGGGCCTCAAGGATGAAGTTGCGGGCGAACACGCCGCTCTGAATATCCTTGAGCACGCCCTTCATTTCTTTTTTCACTTCTTCGGTGATCAGGCGGGGGCCGCTGACGTAGTCGCCGTATTCGGCGGTATTGCTGATGGAGTAGCGCATGCGCGACAGGCCGCCCTCGTACATGAGGTCAACGATGAGCTTCATTTCGTGCAGGCATTCGAAGTACGCCATTTCAGGCTGGTACCCGGCTTCCACCAGGGTTTCGAAGCCGGCCTTGATCAGGGCGGAAACGCCGCCGCAGAGCACGGCCTGTTCGCCGAAGAGGTCGGTTTCCGTTTCTTCACGGAAGGAGGTCTCGATGACGCCGGAGCGCGCGCCGCCGATGCCCTTGGCATAGGCCAGACCCATCTTGAGGGCGTTGCCCGTGGCATCCTGATGAATGGCCACAAGGCAGGGCACGCCGCCGCCTTCGGTGTAGGTGCGGCGCACCAGATGGCCGGGGCCCTTGGGAGCGATGAGGAACACGTCCACATCCTTGGGCGGCTGGATCTGGCAGAAGTGGATGTTGAAGCCGTGAGCAAACAACAGGGCCTTGCCCTTGGTCAGGTGGGGCTTGATGTCGTTTTCGTAAACAGAGGACTGCACTTCGTCGGGCAAAAGGATCATAATCAGGTCAGCCTGGGCAGCGGCCTCGGCTGCGGAAACAGGGGTGAAGCCATGTTCCTTGGCCAGGTCGTAGTTGGCGCCGCCGGGGCGCTGTCCCACCACAACCTTGACGCCGGAATCGCGCAGGTTCTGGGCGTGGGCGTGTCCCTGACTGCCGTAACCGATGATGGCCACGGTCTTATCTTTCAGGAGATTAAGGTCGGCATCCTGATCGTAATAGACTTTCATCTGAAATTCCTTTGAGATCTCTCGTTGTTAGCTAAAATTGCAGTTCTCTTCACCTGAAGGGAACATGGGGGGCCTTGCCGTATGCCCCGGCGGCAGTGCTGCCCTGCGGCAGTGCTGCGGCCTTGAGGCGCGACGGACGGAATCGGTCATGCCTGCGCGCAGGGGAACCCTTGGGGATAAAGGGCGTTCCGCCTGCGTCGCTCGCGCGCCGGAGAGGGCCTTGTGGGCCGTCGGGCACGAAAGCGGGCAGAGTCCGGGCGGTTAAGCCTAGTCCGCCTTTTTGGAACGGCGAATGGCCACAGAGCCTGTGCGCGCCAGTTCCTTGATGCCAAACCGCTGTAGCAGGTTGATGATGGCGTCCAGCTTGTCCTGGTTGCCGGTGGCCTCAATGGTCATTTCATTGGAGCTCACGTCCACCACCTTGCAGCGGAATATCTCGACGGTGCGCAGAATTTCACCCCGCATGGGGCCTTCTGCCTGCACCTTGACGAACATCATTTCGCGTTCCACGGCGGGTATGTCCGCGAAGTCCACCACCTTGATGACAGAGACGATTTTGTGCAGCTGTTTCATTATCTGCTCCAAAATCAGGCTGTCTCCCTCAGTGGTGATGGTCATGTGTGAAACGCCTTCTTCCAGGGCCGGGGCCACATTGAGCGAGTGGATGTTAAAGCCGCGCCCGCTGAACAGCCCCGCTACGCGGGAAAGGACGCCGGGTTCGTTTTCCACCAGCACAGAAAGCACATGTCTTTTGCTCATAGCCCCTCCCTTACACCAGCAACATTTCATCGAGCGCCGCACCGGCGGGCACGATGGGGTACACATTTTCCTCACGCTCCACCATAACGTCAATAAAGGCCGGATTGGGCGAGGCCAGGGCCTTTTCAAGCGTGGCACGCAGGTCTTCGCCCTTTTCGATGCGATAGCCCTCAGCGCCATAGGCTTCGGCCAGCTTCACAAAGTCCGGCTGCGCTTCCATGTTGGTGGAGCTGTAGTTCTGGTTGTAAAAGAGTTCCTGCCACTGGCGAACCATGCCGAGGTGGCGGTTGTTCAGGATGACCACCTTGATGGGCAGCTTGTTGGCCACCACGGTGCCCAGTTCCTGAATGTTCATTTGCAGCGAGCCGTCGCCCGCCACGGTGATGACCTTTTTGTCGGGAAAGGCGAACTGCGCGCCAATGGACGCGGGAAAGCCATATCCCATGGTGCCGAGCCCCCCGCTGGTCAGCAGGGTGCGGGGCTTGGTGAAGGAATAGAACTGGGCAACCCACATCTGGTGCTGGCCCACTTCGGTGGCGATGATGGCGTCGCCGTTGGCAAGTTCGTACAGGGTTTCAATAACTTCCTGCGGCTTGATATTGTGGTTTTTCTGGTAGCAGAGCGGTTTGCTCTTTTTCCATTCGCCCACGGCCTCAAGCCACGCGGCGTGCTCGCTGGCCCAGTCCTTGCCTTCAAGCTTGGCGTCGCAAATCTCGGACATGCCCTCAAGGGCCAGGCGGCAGTCGCCCACCACGGGAACCTGCACCTCCACATTCTTGCGAATGGAGGTGGGGTCTATGTCGATATGCACTATGCGCGCCTTGGGCGCAAAGCCCGTCAGTTTGCCCGTCACGCGGTCGTCAAAGCGCGCGCCCACGCAGACCAGCACGTCGGCGTTGTTGATGGCCAGGTTGGCGGCATAGGTGCCGTGCATGCCCACCATGCCGAGCCACAGCGGGTCTGTGGCCGGAAAGGCCCCAAGCCCCATGAGCGAACACGTCACCGGTATCTGCAGCTTGCGCGCAAGGCTTGTGAGCGCTTCGGCCGCATTGGACATGATAACGCCGCCGCCAGCCAGGATGACAGGGCGTTCGGCCCTGGCGAGTTCTTCCACCGAGCGCCGCAACTGGTTGAGGTTGGGCTTGTAGGTGGGGTTGTAGCTGCGCATGTAGACTTCTTCAGGCCAGATGAACTCGGCAGTGGCCTGCATGATGTCCTTGGGCAGG from Desulfovibrio sp. harbors:
- the ilvC gene encoding ketol-acid reductoisomerase; this encodes MKVYYDQDADLNLLKDKTVAIIGYGSQGHAHAQNLRDSGVKVVVGQRPGGANYDLAKEHGFTPVSAAEAAAQADLIMILLPDEVQSSVYENDIKPHLTKGKALLFAHGFNIHFCQIQPPKDVDVFLIAPKGPGHLVRRTYTEGGGVPCLVAIHQDATGNALKMGLAYAKGIGGARSGVIETSFREETETDLFGEQAVLCGGVSALIKAGFETLVEAGYQPEMAYFECLHEMKLIVDLMYEGGLSRMRYSISNTAEYGDYVSGPRLITEEVKKEMKGVLKDIQSGVFARNFILEARAKYPMFLTTRRNESEHQIETVGRELRSMMSWLKKDKKD
- the ilvN gene encoding acetolactate synthase small subunit, giving the protein MSKRHVLSVLVENEPGVLSRVAGLFSGRGFNIHSLNVAPALEEGVSHMTITTEGDSLILEQIMKQLHKIVSVIKVVDFADIPAVEREMMFVKVQAEGPMRGEILRTVEIFRCKVVDVSSNEMTIEATGNQDKLDAIINLLQRFGIKELARTGSVAIRRSKKAD
- the ilvB gene encoding biosynthetic-type acetolactate synthase large subunit is translated as MECTGAQILLESLKREGVDVLFGYPGGAVIDIYDELPRHQEIRHVLVRHEQGAVHAADGYARASGKVGACLVTSGPGATNTVTGIATAYSDSIPLVVITGQVPTKLIGNDAFQEVDIVGITRPCTKHNFLVKDINKLALTIRQAFYLARTGRPGPVLVDLPKDIMQATAEFIWPEEVYMRSYNPTYKPNLNQLRRSVEELARAERPVILAGGGVIMSNAAEALTSLARKLQIPVTCSLMGLGAFPATDPLWLGMVGMHGTYAANLAINNADVLVCVGARFDDRVTGKLTGFAPKARIVHIDIDPTSIRKNVEVQVPVVGDCRLALEGMSEICDAKLEGKDWASEHAAWLEAVGEWKKSKPLCYQKNHNIKPQEVIETLYELANGDAIIATEVGQHQMWVAQFYSFTKPRTLLTSGGLGTMGYGFPASIGAQFAFPDKKVITVAGDGSLQMNIQELGTVVANKLPIKVVILNNRHLGMVRQWQELFYNQNYSSTNMEAQPDFVKLAEAYGAEGYRIEKGEDLRATLEKALASPNPAFIDVMVEREENVYPIVPAGAALDEMLLV